One genomic window of Phalacrocorax aristotelis chromosome 21, bGulAri2.1, whole genome shotgun sequence includes the following:
- the LAMB3 gene encoding laminin subunit beta-3 isoform X3 produces the protein MCYAECVYLQERDICACRSPRQPRCVCGSMESRCQLWPWVLFVLLAAPRAVGAQRACSQGACYPPAGDLLLGRAQHLRASSTCGLAKPETYCTPHGEWSMKCCRCDSRLPHAYNGHRVESVLSSAGHGRWWQSQNGIKHVSLQLDLDQPFQLSSILLHFRSPLPAAMLIERSTDFGKTWEVYQYLASDCAAAFPHVPRGSPESWQDARCQALQGYPLHGGKVRFSVQDLASTITTSYSQTVDKLGQFTTLRINFTELPHIAYQGYHSPSTFYAVTEMRVLGSCFCHGHADRCAPSGDPQAAQVHGHCVCQHNTAGPNCDRCAALYNDRPWAPAEDNDPHECQRCNCNGHSASCRFDPELYRASGGASGGVCEDCQHNTAGNNCERCKTNYFRNQQQGLTHPEACLPCECDPDGTVPGSICDPLTGRCVCKENVQGDRCHLCKPGFTQLANTNPAGCRRCTCNALGTRQDMPCDDETGRCFCLPNVVGNNCDQCAAEHWEMGSGRGCQPCGCHPHGSRSPHCNQFTGQCPCREGFTGRTCSATQEQVCPDRHYGDVRVGCTECDCDFQGTEDVGCDKTTGRCLCRPGVTGSRCDQCQRGHCNTYPGCELCHPCFRAYDGDIQRLCLRQAGLSNSTSWLPLGSGGSRLGPRLSQAEGSVQQAQGILSRSSVTEQSLAQVGGMLTAMRGQVRGINPDLHFPDETASLSRELEALNSSLLITNTEYQSKKTQFETRRSTDLSGAFNTIRSAYQTSTNARSLVAGASDLLAESRESRRTVAGLEGGLAESTSKLLALKGEIASSPNLTPVVNKICGGFRAETCTPARCEGLLCPRDNSTACGAGRPCHGIFPLSCGALATAGEAAREFRSLSARLQETARLIKTTEMSANQIQSNTRQLVDQMTVTRTQIEGDVRRIQQFIQQVRNFLSDKDTDPATIQEISESVLSLRLPTDAAAVLRKMTEIQNLATRLQCPESILAQTAEDIAKAKQLQQKAEQARNRANAVEGNMEEVVGNLRQANTVLLEAQGAIRGSGSSLRFIQERVDEIEAVLGPAEKNVKSIAGQLDGLMERLSQLRRGVDQNRLRATDTRQTAGEAGEQARSAQQAFEQVKQMYAELKRRMEQSPALGEQGSRVQSIDLEAQALFEETLAMMLTMKTLETEIQESNKALMSKSARLVGLEEHVGKIRDAINKRVIYYESCS, from the exons TGGAGCATGAAATGCTGCCGGTGCGACTCGCGGCTGCCGCACGCCTACAACGGCCACCGCGTGGAGAGCGTCCTGTCCTCCGCCGGGCACGGGCGCTGGTGGCAGTCCCAGAACG GCATCAAGCATGTCTCTTTGCAGCTGGACCTGGACCAGCCGTTCCAGCTCAGCAGCATCCTGCTTCACTTCAGG TCGCCACTGCCTGCAGCGATGCTGATCGAGCGCTCCACTGACTTCGGCAAGACCTGGGAGGTGTACCAGTACTTGGCCTCCGACTGTGCCGCCGCCTTCCCCCACGTCCCCCGGGGCTCCCCCGAGAGCTGGCAGGATGCTCGGTGCCAGGCGCTGCAGGGGTACCCTTTGCACGGGGGCAAG GTGAGATTCAGTGTCCAAGACCTGGCATCTACCATCACCACCTCTTACAGCCAGACTGTTGATA AGCTGGGGCAGTTCACCACCCTGCGGATCAACTTCACCGAGCTCCCCCACATTGCGTACCAGGGCTACCACTCGCCCAGCACCTTCTATGCCGTGACGGAGATGcgggtgctggggagctgcttcTGCCACGGACATGCCGACCGCTGTGCCCCTTCGGGAGACCCGCAAGCTGCG CAGGTCCACGGGCACTGCGTGTGTCAGCACAACACCGCCGGCCCCAACTGCGATCGCTGCGCTGCCCTCTACAACGACCGGCCGTGGGCACCTGCGGAGGACAACGATCCCCACGAGTGCCAGA ggtgcAACTGCAATGGTCACTCGGCCTCGTGCCGCTTCGACCCGGAGCTGTACCGTGCCAGCGGAGGGGCGAGCGGGGGTGTCTGCGAGGACTGCCAGCACAACACCGCAGGCAACAACTGCGAGCGCTGCAAAACTAACTATTTTCGCAACCAGCAGCAAGGTCTCACCCATCCGGAAGCCTGTCTGC CTTGTGAGTGTGACCCGGATGGCACCGTGCCGGGCTCCATCTGCGACCCGCTGACGGGGCGCTGTGTCTGCAAGGAGAACGTGCAGGGGGACCGCTGCCACCTCTGCAAGCCAGGGTTCACCCAGCTGGCCAACACCAACCCCGCAGGGTGCCGCA GATGCACCTGCAACGCGTTGGGAACACGGCAGGACATGCCCTGCGACGACGAGACGGGGAGGTGCTTCTGCCTGCCCAACGTGGTGGGGAACAACTGCGACCAGTGTGCGGCCGAGCACTGGGAGATGGGGAGCGGCcggggctgccagccctgcggCTGCCACCCACACGGCTCCCGCAGCCCCCACTGCAACCAG TTCACAGGACAGTGCCCGTGCAGAGAAGGCTTCACGGGACGGACGTGCTCTGCCACGCAGGAGCAGGTTTGCCCAGATAGGCACTATGGAGACGTCCGGGTAGGGTGCACAG AGTGTGACTGCGACTTCCAGGGCACAGAGGACGTGGGGTGCGACAAGACGACGGGCCGATGCCTCTGCCGCCCGGGTGTCACGGGCTCCCGCTGCGACCAGTGCCAGCGGGGCCACTGCAACACCTACCCCGGCTGCGAGCTGTGCCACCCCTGCTTCCGCGCCTACGACGGGGACATCCAGCGCCTGTGCCTGCGCCAGGCTGGCCTCAGCAACTCCACCTCATGGCTGCCCCTTGGCAGCGGGGGCTCCCGCCTCGGCCCCCGCCTCTCGCAGGCGGAGGGCAGCGTGCAGCAGGCGCAGGGCATCCTCAGCCGCTCTTCTGTGACAGAGCAAAGCCTGGCCCAGGTGGGCGGCATGCTCACTGCGATGAG aggGCAGGTCAGAGGTATAAATCCTGACCTTCATTTTCCGGATGAGACTGCCTCTCTGTCGAGGGAACTCGAAGCCCTCAACAGCAGCTTGCTTATCACTAACACCGAGTATCAGAGCAAGAAGACCCAGTTTGAAACCAGGCGCAGCACAGATCTGTCAG GAGCCTTCAATACAATCAGATCTGCTTACCAGACATCCACCAATGCTAGGAGCCTTGTCGCCGGCGCCTCCGACCTGCTGGCCGAGTCCCGGGAGAGCCGCAGGACTGTCgcggggctggagggggggcTTGCGGAGTCCACCTCCAAGCTGCTGGCCCTGAAGGGCGAGATAGCCTCATCTCCCAACCTGACCCCCGTCGTAAATAAG ATCTGCGGTGGCTTCCGAGCGGAGACGTGCACGCCTGCCCGCTGCgaggggctgctctgcccgCGAGACAACAGCACTGCCTGCGGGGCCGGCCGCCCCTGCCACGGCATCTTCCCGCTCTCGTGCGGGGCCCTCGCCACGGCCGGGGAAGCTGCCAGGGAGTTTCGCAGCCTGAGCGCCCGGCTCCAGGAGACGGCACGGCTG ATTAAAACAACAGAGATGTCTGCAAATCAGATTCAAAGCAACACTCGGCAGCTTGTGGACCAGATGACTGTAACAAGGACCCAGATAGAAGGAGATGTCCGGCGCATCCAGCAGTTCATCCAGCAAGTCCGAAACTTCTTGTCAG ACAAGGACACGGACCCTGCCACTATCCAGGAAATCAGCGAGTCTGTTCTCTCCCTGCGTCTCCCCACGGATGCTGCTGCAGTCCTGAGAAAAATGACCGAGATCCAAAATCTGGCGACTCGGCTGCAGTGCCCGGAGAGCATACTTGCCCAGACGGCCGAGGACATCGCTAAGGCCAAGCAGCTTCAGCAGAAGGCAGAACAAGCCAG GAACCGGGCGAACGCCGTGGAGGGCAACATGGAAGAGGTGGTCGGGAATCTGCGACAAGCAAACACGGTGCTCCTGGAGGCCCAGGGTGCCATCAGGGGCTCTGGCTCTTCCCTCCGGTTCATCCAGGAACGTGTTGATGAG ATCGAGGCTGTTCTTGGTCCAGCCGAGAAGAACGTGAAGTCCATTGCGGGCCAGCTGGACGGGCTGATGGAGAGGCTATCGCAGCTGCGGCGTGGAGTGGACCAGAACCGCCTGCGGGCCACCGACACGCGGCAGACGGCCGGGGAGGCGGGCGAGCAGGCCCGGAGCGCGCAGCAG GCTTTTGAACAAGTAAAACAAATGTACGCTGAGCTGAAGAGAAGGATGGAGCAGAGCCCGGCTCTgggagagcagggcagcagggtgCAAAGCATAGACCTGGAGGCACAGGCTCTGTTTGAGGAGACTTTGGCCATGATGCTCACGATGAAAA CTTTAGAGACAGAAATTCAGGAAAGCAACAAGGCTTTGATGTCCAAGTCGGCCAGGCTGGTGGGCCTGGAGGAGCACGTGGGAAAGATCCGGGACGCCATCAACAAGCGAGTCATCTACTACGAGAGCTGCTCCTGA
- the LAMB3 gene encoding laminin subunit beta-3 isoform X4, whose protein sequence is MESRCQLWPWVLFVLLAAPRAVGAQRACSQGACYPPAGDLLLGRAQHLRASSTCGLAKPETYCTPHGEWSMKCCRCDSRLPHAYNGHRVESVLSSAGHGRWWQSQNGIKHVSLQLDLDQPFQLSSILLHFRSPLPAAMLIERSTDFGKTWEVYQYLASDCAAAFPHVPRGSPESWQDARCQALQGYPLHGGKVRFSVQDLASTITTSYSQTVDKLGQFTTLRINFTELPHIAYQGYHSPSTFYAVTEMRVLGSCFCHGHADRCAPSGDPQAAQVHGHCVCQHNTAGPNCDRCAALYNDRPWAPAEDNDPHECQRCNCNGHSASCRFDPELYRASGGASGGVCEDCQHNTAGNNCERCKTNYFRNQQQGLTHPEACLPCECDPDGTVPGSICDPLTGRCVCKENVQGDRCHLCKPGFTQLANTNPAGCRRCTCNALGTRQDMPCDDETGRCFCLPNVVGNNCDQCAAEHWEMGSGRGCQPCGCHPHGSRSPHCNQFTGQCPCREGFTGRTCSATQEQVCPDRHYGDVRVGCTECDCDFQGTEDVGCDKTTGRCLCRPGVTGSRCDQCQRGHCNTYPGCELCHPCFRAYDGDIQRLCLRQAGLSNSTSWLPLGSGGSRLGPRLSQAEGSVQQAQGILSRSSVTEQSLAQVGGMLTAMRGQVRGINPDLHFPDETASLSRELEALNSSLLITNTEYQSKKTQFETRRSTDLSGAFNTIRSAYQTSTNARSLVAGASDLLAESRESRRTVAGLEGGLAESTSKLLALKGEIASSPNLTPVVNKICGGFRAETCTPARCEGLLCPRDNSTACGAGRPCHGIFPLSCGALATAGEAAREFRSLSARLQETARLIKTTEMSANQIQSNTRQLVDQMTVTRTQIEGDVRRIQQFIQQVRNFLSDKDTDPATIQEISESVLSLRLPTDAAAVLRKMTEIQNLATRLQCPESILAQTAEDIAKAKQLQQKAEQARNRANAVEGNMEEVVGNLRQANTVLLEAQGAIRGSGSSLRFIQERVDEIEAVLGPAEKNVKSIAGQLDGLMERLSQLRRGVDQNRLRATDTRQTAGEAGEQARSAQQAFEQVKQMYAELKRRMEQSPALGEQGSRVQSIDLEAQALFEETLAMMLTMKTLETEIQESNKALMSKSARLVGLEEHVGKIRDAINKRVIYYESCS, encoded by the exons TGGAGCATGAAATGCTGCCGGTGCGACTCGCGGCTGCCGCACGCCTACAACGGCCACCGCGTGGAGAGCGTCCTGTCCTCCGCCGGGCACGGGCGCTGGTGGCAGTCCCAGAACG GCATCAAGCATGTCTCTTTGCAGCTGGACCTGGACCAGCCGTTCCAGCTCAGCAGCATCCTGCTTCACTTCAGG TCGCCACTGCCTGCAGCGATGCTGATCGAGCGCTCCACTGACTTCGGCAAGACCTGGGAGGTGTACCAGTACTTGGCCTCCGACTGTGCCGCCGCCTTCCCCCACGTCCCCCGGGGCTCCCCCGAGAGCTGGCAGGATGCTCGGTGCCAGGCGCTGCAGGGGTACCCTTTGCACGGGGGCAAG GTGAGATTCAGTGTCCAAGACCTGGCATCTACCATCACCACCTCTTACAGCCAGACTGTTGATA AGCTGGGGCAGTTCACCACCCTGCGGATCAACTTCACCGAGCTCCCCCACATTGCGTACCAGGGCTACCACTCGCCCAGCACCTTCTATGCCGTGACGGAGATGcgggtgctggggagctgcttcTGCCACGGACATGCCGACCGCTGTGCCCCTTCGGGAGACCCGCAAGCTGCG CAGGTCCACGGGCACTGCGTGTGTCAGCACAACACCGCCGGCCCCAACTGCGATCGCTGCGCTGCCCTCTACAACGACCGGCCGTGGGCACCTGCGGAGGACAACGATCCCCACGAGTGCCAGA ggtgcAACTGCAATGGTCACTCGGCCTCGTGCCGCTTCGACCCGGAGCTGTACCGTGCCAGCGGAGGGGCGAGCGGGGGTGTCTGCGAGGACTGCCAGCACAACACCGCAGGCAACAACTGCGAGCGCTGCAAAACTAACTATTTTCGCAACCAGCAGCAAGGTCTCACCCATCCGGAAGCCTGTCTGC CTTGTGAGTGTGACCCGGATGGCACCGTGCCGGGCTCCATCTGCGACCCGCTGACGGGGCGCTGTGTCTGCAAGGAGAACGTGCAGGGGGACCGCTGCCACCTCTGCAAGCCAGGGTTCACCCAGCTGGCCAACACCAACCCCGCAGGGTGCCGCA GATGCACCTGCAACGCGTTGGGAACACGGCAGGACATGCCCTGCGACGACGAGACGGGGAGGTGCTTCTGCCTGCCCAACGTGGTGGGGAACAACTGCGACCAGTGTGCGGCCGAGCACTGGGAGATGGGGAGCGGCcggggctgccagccctgcggCTGCCACCCACACGGCTCCCGCAGCCCCCACTGCAACCAG TTCACAGGACAGTGCCCGTGCAGAGAAGGCTTCACGGGACGGACGTGCTCTGCCACGCAGGAGCAGGTTTGCCCAGATAGGCACTATGGAGACGTCCGGGTAGGGTGCACAG AGTGTGACTGCGACTTCCAGGGCACAGAGGACGTGGGGTGCGACAAGACGACGGGCCGATGCCTCTGCCGCCCGGGTGTCACGGGCTCCCGCTGCGACCAGTGCCAGCGGGGCCACTGCAACACCTACCCCGGCTGCGAGCTGTGCCACCCCTGCTTCCGCGCCTACGACGGGGACATCCAGCGCCTGTGCCTGCGCCAGGCTGGCCTCAGCAACTCCACCTCATGGCTGCCCCTTGGCAGCGGGGGCTCCCGCCTCGGCCCCCGCCTCTCGCAGGCGGAGGGCAGCGTGCAGCAGGCGCAGGGCATCCTCAGCCGCTCTTCTGTGACAGAGCAAAGCCTGGCCCAGGTGGGCGGCATGCTCACTGCGATGAG aggGCAGGTCAGAGGTATAAATCCTGACCTTCATTTTCCGGATGAGACTGCCTCTCTGTCGAGGGAACTCGAAGCCCTCAACAGCAGCTTGCTTATCACTAACACCGAGTATCAGAGCAAGAAGACCCAGTTTGAAACCAGGCGCAGCACAGATCTGTCAG GAGCCTTCAATACAATCAGATCTGCTTACCAGACATCCACCAATGCTAGGAGCCTTGTCGCCGGCGCCTCCGACCTGCTGGCCGAGTCCCGGGAGAGCCGCAGGACTGTCgcggggctggagggggggcTTGCGGAGTCCACCTCCAAGCTGCTGGCCCTGAAGGGCGAGATAGCCTCATCTCCCAACCTGACCCCCGTCGTAAATAAG ATCTGCGGTGGCTTCCGAGCGGAGACGTGCACGCCTGCCCGCTGCgaggggctgctctgcccgCGAGACAACAGCACTGCCTGCGGGGCCGGCCGCCCCTGCCACGGCATCTTCCCGCTCTCGTGCGGGGCCCTCGCCACGGCCGGGGAAGCTGCCAGGGAGTTTCGCAGCCTGAGCGCCCGGCTCCAGGAGACGGCACGGCTG ATTAAAACAACAGAGATGTCTGCAAATCAGATTCAAAGCAACACTCGGCAGCTTGTGGACCAGATGACTGTAACAAGGACCCAGATAGAAGGAGATGTCCGGCGCATCCAGCAGTTCATCCAGCAAGTCCGAAACTTCTTGTCAG ACAAGGACACGGACCCTGCCACTATCCAGGAAATCAGCGAGTCTGTTCTCTCCCTGCGTCTCCCCACGGATGCTGCTGCAGTCCTGAGAAAAATGACCGAGATCCAAAATCTGGCGACTCGGCTGCAGTGCCCGGAGAGCATACTTGCCCAGACGGCCGAGGACATCGCTAAGGCCAAGCAGCTTCAGCAGAAGGCAGAACAAGCCAG GAACCGGGCGAACGCCGTGGAGGGCAACATGGAAGAGGTGGTCGGGAATCTGCGACAAGCAAACACGGTGCTCCTGGAGGCCCAGGGTGCCATCAGGGGCTCTGGCTCTTCCCTCCGGTTCATCCAGGAACGTGTTGATGAG ATCGAGGCTGTTCTTGGTCCAGCCGAGAAGAACGTGAAGTCCATTGCGGGCCAGCTGGACGGGCTGATGGAGAGGCTATCGCAGCTGCGGCGTGGAGTGGACCAGAACCGCCTGCGGGCCACCGACACGCGGCAGACGGCCGGGGAGGCGGGCGAGCAGGCCCGGAGCGCGCAGCAG GCTTTTGAACAAGTAAAACAAATGTACGCTGAGCTGAAGAGAAGGATGGAGCAGAGCCCGGCTCTgggagagcagggcagcagggtgCAAAGCATAGACCTGGAGGCACAGGCTCTGTTTGAGGAGACTTTGGCCATGATGCTCACGATGAAAA CTTTAGAGACAGAAATTCAGGAAAGCAACAAGGCTTTGATGTCCAAGTCGGCCAGGCTGGTGGGCCTGGAGGAGCACGTGGGAAAGATCCGGGACGCCATCAACAAGCGAGTCATCTACTACGAGAGCTGCTCCTGA
- the LAMB3 gene encoding laminin subunit beta-3 isoform X1, whose amino-acid sequence MGVTRGGRGWEAHPTGRGSPLRRRRRARGRRAARCVCGSMESRCQLWPWVLFVLLAAPRAVGAQRACSQGACYPPAGDLLLGRAQHLRASSTCGLAKPETYCTPHGEWSMKCCRCDSRLPHAYNGHRVESVLSSAGHGRWWQSQNGIKHVSLQLDLDQPFQLSSILLHFRSPLPAAMLIERSTDFGKTWEVYQYLASDCAAAFPHVPRGSPESWQDARCQALQGYPLHGGKVRFSVQDLASTITTSYSQTVDKLGQFTTLRINFTELPHIAYQGYHSPSTFYAVTEMRVLGSCFCHGHADRCAPSGDPQAAQVHGHCVCQHNTAGPNCDRCAALYNDRPWAPAEDNDPHECQRCNCNGHSASCRFDPELYRASGGASGGVCEDCQHNTAGNNCERCKTNYFRNQQQGLTHPEACLPCECDPDGTVPGSICDPLTGRCVCKENVQGDRCHLCKPGFTQLANTNPAGCRRCTCNALGTRQDMPCDDETGRCFCLPNVVGNNCDQCAAEHWEMGSGRGCQPCGCHPHGSRSPHCNQFTGQCPCREGFTGRTCSATQEQVCPDRHYGDVRVGCTECDCDFQGTEDVGCDKTTGRCLCRPGVTGSRCDQCQRGHCNTYPGCELCHPCFRAYDGDIQRLCLRQAGLSNSTSWLPLGSGGSRLGPRLSQAEGSVQQAQGILSRSSVTEQSLAQVGGMLTAMRGQVRGINPDLHFPDETASLSRELEALNSSLLITNTEYQSKKTQFETRRSTDLSGAFNTIRSAYQTSTNARSLVAGASDLLAESRESRRTVAGLEGGLAESTSKLLALKGEIASSPNLTPVVNKICGGFRAETCTPARCEGLLCPRDNSTACGAGRPCHGIFPLSCGALATAGEAAREFRSLSARLQETARLIKTTEMSANQIQSNTRQLVDQMTVTRTQIEGDVRRIQQFIQQVRNFLSDKDTDPATIQEISESVLSLRLPTDAAAVLRKMTEIQNLATRLQCPESILAQTAEDIAKAKQLQQKAEQARNRANAVEGNMEEVVGNLRQANTVLLEAQGAIRGSGSSLRFIQERVDEIEAVLGPAEKNVKSIAGQLDGLMERLSQLRRGVDQNRLRATDTRQTAGEAGEQARSAQQAFEQVKQMYAELKRRMEQSPALGEQGSRVQSIDLEAQALFEETLAMMLTMKTLETEIQESNKALMSKSARLVGLEEHVGKIRDAINKRVIYYESCS is encoded by the exons TGGAGCATGAAATGCTGCCGGTGCGACTCGCGGCTGCCGCACGCCTACAACGGCCACCGCGTGGAGAGCGTCCTGTCCTCCGCCGGGCACGGGCGCTGGTGGCAGTCCCAGAACG GCATCAAGCATGTCTCTTTGCAGCTGGACCTGGACCAGCCGTTCCAGCTCAGCAGCATCCTGCTTCACTTCAGG TCGCCACTGCCTGCAGCGATGCTGATCGAGCGCTCCACTGACTTCGGCAAGACCTGGGAGGTGTACCAGTACTTGGCCTCCGACTGTGCCGCCGCCTTCCCCCACGTCCCCCGGGGCTCCCCCGAGAGCTGGCAGGATGCTCGGTGCCAGGCGCTGCAGGGGTACCCTTTGCACGGGGGCAAG GTGAGATTCAGTGTCCAAGACCTGGCATCTACCATCACCACCTCTTACAGCCAGACTGTTGATA AGCTGGGGCAGTTCACCACCCTGCGGATCAACTTCACCGAGCTCCCCCACATTGCGTACCAGGGCTACCACTCGCCCAGCACCTTCTATGCCGTGACGGAGATGcgggtgctggggagctgcttcTGCCACGGACATGCCGACCGCTGTGCCCCTTCGGGAGACCCGCAAGCTGCG CAGGTCCACGGGCACTGCGTGTGTCAGCACAACACCGCCGGCCCCAACTGCGATCGCTGCGCTGCCCTCTACAACGACCGGCCGTGGGCACCTGCGGAGGACAACGATCCCCACGAGTGCCAGA ggtgcAACTGCAATGGTCACTCGGCCTCGTGCCGCTTCGACCCGGAGCTGTACCGTGCCAGCGGAGGGGCGAGCGGGGGTGTCTGCGAGGACTGCCAGCACAACACCGCAGGCAACAACTGCGAGCGCTGCAAAACTAACTATTTTCGCAACCAGCAGCAAGGTCTCACCCATCCGGAAGCCTGTCTGC CTTGTGAGTGTGACCCGGATGGCACCGTGCCGGGCTCCATCTGCGACCCGCTGACGGGGCGCTGTGTCTGCAAGGAGAACGTGCAGGGGGACCGCTGCCACCTCTGCAAGCCAGGGTTCACCCAGCTGGCCAACACCAACCCCGCAGGGTGCCGCA GATGCACCTGCAACGCGTTGGGAACACGGCAGGACATGCCCTGCGACGACGAGACGGGGAGGTGCTTCTGCCTGCCCAACGTGGTGGGGAACAACTGCGACCAGTGTGCGGCCGAGCACTGGGAGATGGGGAGCGGCcggggctgccagccctgcggCTGCCACCCACACGGCTCCCGCAGCCCCCACTGCAACCAG TTCACAGGACAGTGCCCGTGCAGAGAAGGCTTCACGGGACGGACGTGCTCTGCCACGCAGGAGCAGGTTTGCCCAGATAGGCACTATGGAGACGTCCGGGTAGGGTGCACAG AGTGTGACTGCGACTTCCAGGGCACAGAGGACGTGGGGTGCGACAAGACGACGGGCCGATGCCTCTGCCGCCCGGGTGTCACGGGCTCCCGCTGCGACCAGTGCCAGCGGGGCCACTGCAACACCTACCCCGGCTGCGAGCTGTGCCACCCCTGCTTCCGCGCCTACGACGGGGACATCCAGCGCCTGTGCCTGCGCCAGGCTGGCCTCAGCAACTCCACCTCATGGCTGCCCCTTGGCAGCGGGGGCTCCCGCCTCGGCCCCCGCCTCTCGCAGGCGGAGGGCAGCGTGCAGCAGGCGCAGGGCATCCTCAGCCGCTCTTCTGTGACAGAGCAAAGCCTGGCCCAGGTGGGCGGCATGCTCACTGCGATGAG aggGCAGGTCAGAGGTATAAATCCTGACCTTCATTTTCCGGATGAGACTGCCTCTCTGTCGAGGGAACTCGAAGCCCTCAACAGCAGCTTGCTTATCACTAACACCGAGTATCAGAGCAAGAAGACCCAGTTTGAAACCAGGCGCAGCACAGATCTGTCAG GAGCCTTCAATACAATCAGATCTGCTTACCAGACATCCACCAATGCTAGGAGCCTTGTCGCCGGCGCCTCCGACCTGCTGGCCGAGTCCCGGGAGAGCCGCAGGACTGTCgcggggctggagggggggcTTGCGGAGTCCACCTCCAAGCTGCTGGCCCTGAAGGGCGAGATAGCCTCATCTCCCAACCTGACCCCCGTCGTAAATAAG ATCTGCGGTGGCTTCCGAGCGGAGACGTGCACGCCTGCCCGCTGCgaggggctgctctgcccgCGAGACAACAGCACTGCCTGCGGGGCCGGCCGCCCCTGCCACGGCATCTTCCCGCTCTCGTGCGGGGCCCTCGCCACGGCCGGGGAAGCTGCCAGGGAGTTTCGCAGCCTGAGCGCCCGGCTCCAGGAGACGGCACGGCTG ATTAAAACAACAGAGATGTCTGCAAATCAGATTCAAAGCAACACTCGGCAGCTTGTGGACCAGATGACTGTAACAAGGACCCAGATAGAAGGAGATGTCCGGCGCATCCAGCAGTTCATCCAGCAAGTCCGAAACTTCTTGTCAG ACAAGGACACGGACCCTGCCACTATCCAGGAAATCAGCGAGTCTGTTCTCTCCCTGCGTCTCCCCACGGATGCTGCTGCAGTCCTGAGAAAAATGACCGAGATCCAAAATCTGGCGACTCGGCTGCAGTGCCCGGAGAGCATACTTGCCCAGACGGCCGAGGACATCGCTAAGGCCAAGCAGCTTCAGCAGAAGGCAGAACAAGCCAG GAACCGGGCGAACGCCGTGGAGGGCAACATGGAAGAGGTGGTCGGGAATCTGCGACAAGCAAACACGGTGCTCCTGGAGGCCCAGGGTGCCATCAGGGGCTCTGGCTCTTCCCTCCGGTTCATCCAGGAACGTGTTGATGAG ATCGAGGCTGTTCTTGGTCCAGCCGAGAAGAACGTGAAGTCCATTGCGGGCCAGCTGGACGGGCTGATGGAGAGGCTATCGCAGCTGCGGCGTGGAGTGGACCAGAACCGCCTGCGGGCCACCGACACGCGGCAGACGGCCGGGGAGGCGGGCGAGCAGGCCCGGAGCGCGCAGCAG GCTTTTGAACAAGTAAAACAAATGTACGCTGAGCTGAAGAGAAGGATGGAGCAGAGCCCGGCTCTgggagagcagggcagcagggtgCAAAGCATAGACCTGGAGGCACAGGCTCTGTTTGAGGAGACTTTGGCCATGATGCTCACGATGAAAA CTTTAGAGACAGAAATTCAGGAAAGCAACAAGGCTTTGATGTCCAAGTCGGCCAGGCTGGTGGGCCTGGAGGAGCACGTGGGAAAGATCCGGGACGCCATCAACAAGCGAGTCATCTACTACGAGAGCTGCTCCTGA